Within the Clostridia bacterium genome, the region GAAAAAACTACTTATCCTGTTTGCGTTTATTATTTTATTCACTGTACAGACAACTGCCCACCCGGGAAGAACGGATAAATATGGCGGACACACGGAGTCTGCCACCGGACAGTATCACATACACAATGACGATGGTACAATAACATATACAACCAAACCCTCCGATTCCACACAAAAGAACACACAAATCTATACGCCGGACACTTCGTCTCAAAACGGAACAAACTCCATACAGCAACAGTCTCCTGCTCCGTCATATTCTGATGTACAACAAACCTCGCCTGAACCACAGACAGAGCAACCGATGTACGTGCCGCCGGTAACAGAACAAGAGCCCATCACCGAAGAAATTTTGACTGAACCGAATTCTGAACCGCAGGCAAGTAATGATGCAAATCAAAGTTCTATAATAGTTGGAGATGTGACAAAACCTTTGCAGGACGATGTAAGTCCCAACGCCACCGATACGAATCCGGAAAATAAAGCTACTGTGTACCGACAAGTAAACGGAAATGGTTCGCCGCTTCAAGCACTCAGCACAGTTGGGCTGAGTTTACTGGTTATTTTTGCGTTAATCGGCATTTGTATCGTCTCTTCAATCGTACAAATGGCAATTAAAAAACTCGAAGGCAAATCAGAAAATATTGATTTTTTGCTGTATATACCAACTGTACTGGTTGTCGTTCCGGCATTTTTAGGAAATGCACTTATGAAAATTTATCACTTTCTCGAAAGAACAAAAGTAGAGGAAAATCGAAAAAGTCCTTATTCTGAAGATGATTTTATCCGAAGAAGTAATTATCCGGATTAAGCAAAATAAAAGGGAATGTAAAAAAAGTCCGGATCGCAAAAACGCGAGTATAAAGGCGAACAAAGTTTGTGTAAACTCACGAGAAAGACACGAAATGAAGAAAACACGCAAAATTTTGCGTGTTTTCTTTTGATAAATGCGTTTTTGCTATGAACAAACTTCGCCTCTCGACGTACCGCGTCGGTGCAAGAGCTTTTATATCGCAATCCACCTTATGGCGTTTTGCTCATTTTATACTCTGCACCTCCTTTTAGCCGAAAAGTTTGCAAGCAATACTTTTCGGCTGGCTCGCAAAAAGTATTTCGGTGAAAACTTTTGGCGAAAGAGGAAGAGCAACGGCGCAAAAGAAACCCTTCGTCGCAAAACGAAGGGTGCCCAATGCATCGTTTGCTCTGACGAGCCTTCGGGTAACCCCAAACCGCGATGCAACGCAGTTTGGGCTCAGTTTGTCCATTCCAAACATTTTTTCCTATTCCCTAAAAAAGGGCTGTAATAAATTTACAGCCCCTTTTTATTAAAGTGAAGTTTCTACAAAACAATAACCATCGTTCCATGTACTGCCCTGATTCCATGTGTAATTCCATATGCATCGTTCTTTATAGAAGATGCCGGGACCAACAGAATAACTTTCCCCCACCTGCAGATGATGCGGACCTAAAAGGTTGCGTAGGTTGTTAATCAATGTGATTTCAACCTCGGTTTCTCCTGAAACACCGAAATCTGCTAGAGAAATTTTATTGTCGGACAGAACAACTTTTGTTTTATCACCAATTGTAATACGAATGGCGTTTACGCCTTTTTTATCCAAGAGGATATAGGGATTTTCACCGGAGATGTTTATCTTTCCGTATACAGTCAATTCACCGCTGAAGAACGGGAAGCCCTGTTGTTCAATGTTCGAAAGGGTAATCTCTTTCTTAGGTTCTTCAATGGTAAACGAACCGGTATACCGAACCGCTTTTTTATCAAGCTTTTCCCACGTTCCATCTGTCCCCACAGAAAAATCACCTACAAGGTAAATGGATTCAATTTCCATATCATAGCACAGCTTATTTTTTTCACTTTCGAAAATTTTGGATTTCCGGATATTATCATAAACGGTTTGCGACTGCTTGAAATCACAATCAAAGCTGATGGTATTCTTGCCTTTTGTAAGATAACGAGCGATGTCTGTTTTGCGGAAAGAAATGTCTCTGAAATAACCCTCATCCTTAAACGCAATTTCTTTGCCGTTAACAGCAATGGTAAAGTTTTCGGGTGTTTCGCAAACAAGAAACAGTTTTTCTGGAATGTAATTTATCTCAACAAAATAATCCTGATGGATTTGTACCGGACATTCTTTTTTGTTGGCGCGCTCTAAAATATTTAAAACATAACCGTTTTTCTCCTGCAGTTCGCCATCAAAATAGTAATCACAGAAATCAAGTGTGATAGAATTCTCCACTGCCCCGCCCAATTTAAATGGACCGCTTAACTCAATTTTTGTTTCTTTTTGCGGTGCATGAGGTGCGTTTTCAGATTCAATCACCATGAGGCTTCCCCAGGGTTCAAATTCATAGGGCGAAGCAAAGTTTTCCAGTTCTCCTGTCTCAAGATTTACTTTTTTGCCTTTTACATAAATTTCCGCATTCTTTCTGTCGGGACTTGTGTTGACAAAGAAATGAACTTTTTGTTCCTTGCTTTCTCGGTAGGTGTATGTTAGTGTCTTGTCGTTTGTAACAGAATTTTCGGTAAATGAGTCTGTGCTGTCAAGTACAATACCACCGTTTGCAATAAATTCTGAAAGAAGTTTTTCGGTTGACGGAAGCAACACTTCACATCCCGCCTTAACAACATACTTATAGCTCTGACAGCCGATTTCAAAACGGTCACCGTTAACCTTGCCATGGCGTTCAATAATAGTTTCGTCCCCTAAATGGAACGGAAGATGCTTTTCTTCAAGACCTTTCACAATTGCCTTAAACCGTTCAAACATTTCGTCGATTCCTTTGTTTTCATTTGCATCATAAACAGTCCACGCTGTCGTTTGAGGGTGTAAAACTAAAATTTCAGGTTTAATTTCTCCCTCGGTTAAAATCATGCCTTCGCGGGACATTGCATCCACAAACTGCTTATATTCACTCCACCAAGGCTGTTGGCAATACATCGCAGGCGGATAGTCTCTTTTTCGGATACCACGGTTGGAATAGCCTTCTAAGTGCTGGCAAAGTAAATTAACACCGCGAACAGTCTGCCATTCATAGATGCCTTTCAACTCTTCAAAACTTACGTTATGTCCACAAAGTGCAAATGTTTCGGAAAGGACTTGTTTTTTGCCAAGCTGTTGGGCAACAGAGCCGAGCTGATGAATCATAACACCATCCTGAATCTTTCTTCCTAACCAATCCATACCCGGCACGTGGAAATATTCATAATGCGGCATACATGCACCGTTAGATGCAAGTTGAGAACCGAATGTGTTTTCACAAACAAGATGACCGGTAAATTTTAAATTACGTGCATCACACCAGTCATAAATTTGTTTCATAAAAGCTTCAGAGAACAAATCGGTTACCATTTTCCAGAATTTAACGCGAACTTCTTTATATCCATCCACTTCAAAGAATAAAGCATCCAGATGATCCAGAAGATTCTCGTTATAACGGGCTTTATAGCTTTCTTCCATTACAAAGCTCCATGGAATACCGTTACGGGAAATCTGCGGTTCATCAGTGAAAAAACCTTCAATCTGATTTTTATACTTCTCATAATAAGGCTCGTATGTACATTTGATAAACTCTTTGATAACCTTTTTATCGAGTGTATCTACATAAAAAGGATTGACATCGTAATAAAAATACAAGTCCCCGATTTGACAAATAGCTGTATCCTTATGCTCAAATTCTTTTTCCCAGCGAAGGTATTTTTGTTGGAAATCTAATCCCATACCATTTACGATACCACTACCGAAACCACTGGGCCAGCCGTTTTCATCGTATGCCCACGCACGCATTCCAAGCTCATCTGCTTTTTCGACCGAAGCGGAGACGTTTTCAAACCATTCTTCTCCCATATATTCGGTCTGCAAACCGCCACGAGCATGCATAAAGAAACCGCCGATGCCCACATCATGCATTTTCTGAATCTGGGATTTGGTTTCTTCAACATTTAATTTTTCGTTCCAACTCCAGAACGGAATGGGACGGTATTTTTGAGGTACATTTTTATAATCCATAGCATTCACCTTCTTCTTATTTTTTAAAAAAGGGAGTAAAACAACTCCCTTTCATTAGATTTTGATTATTTTTTTGCACCGGATTCGCAATAAATACATCTGTAGATACGTTTTTCCCGGTCAGTCAGTTTGAAAATCTGCTGAATTTCCTGTTCTGTGGTTGTAATGCAGCGCGGATTTTTGCAAGTGATAATATTCACGAGTTTTTCAGGAAGATTCGGTTTTTTCTTTTCAACACGCAATCCGTTTTTAATTACATTAATGGTGATGTTTGTATCAAAATAAGCTACCACGTCTAAATTCGAATCCATCAAAGCGTCCACCTTGATGATATCTTTTTTGCCCATTTTTTTACTGGTTACATTTTTCATAAGCGCAACCGAACAATCCAGCTCATCTAAGTGCAGAAAATGATAAATTTCCATACCAAGACCTGCAGGAATGTGGTCGATTACAACACCGTCTTTAATGGAATCAATATTCATTCTTCCACCTCCAGCAATTTTAGAATCAATGCCATGCGCACAAATTTGCCGTTTAATACCTGTTTGAAATAGCAGGCTCTCGGATCGTCGTCGACTTCGCAGGAAATTTCATTCACACGAGGCAACGGATGCAAAATGGCAAGATCTTTTTTTGCATTTTCCAGTTTCGCCATATTTAAAATGTAGGTATCTTTAAGACGGATATAATCTGCTTCATTAAAGAAACGCTCTCTTTGTACGCGAGTCATGTACAAAACATCAAGCTCAGGCATTGCCTGTTCTAAGCTTGTCACTTCCACATAATCCATGTTATATTTTTCAATGATTTCAGATTTGATATACTCGGGAATCTTTAATTCTTC harbors:
- a CDS encoding aspartate carbamoyltransferase regulatory subunit; amino-acid sequence: MNIDSIKDGVVIDHIPAGLGMEIYHFLHLDELDCSVALMKNVTSKKMGKKDIIKVDALMDSNLDVVAYFDTNITINVIKNGLRVEKKKPNLPEKLVNIITCKNPRCITTTEQEIQQIFKLTDREKRIYRCIYCESGAKK